The Spirochaetaceae bacterium DNA segment CGCCGCCGGCACGTCGTGCACGCGAATCATGTCCGCGCCGTGCAGCAGGGCCACCGTGTTGGCGATCGTGGTACCCGCGAGCCGATCTTCGATCGGCGCCTCCAATATCTTGCCAATGAAAGACTTGCGGGACACGCCGACGAGCACCGGCGCGACCGACCGCAAGGCCGGCGTGCCGTGCAGCAGGCGCAGGTTGTCGTGCACGCGCTTCCCGAACCCGATGCCCGGATCCACGATCACCTGGCGGCGATCGATGCCGTCGTCGAGTGCGTCGTTGATGCGCTGCTTGAGTTCCCGCACCACCTCCGCGACGGTGTCGCGGTAGGCGGCGCCGCGCTGCATGGTGCGCGGGGTGCCGCGCATGTGGTTGATCACGACCGGCACCCCGCGCTCGGCTGCCAGGCGGCGCAGGTCGGGATCGCGCAGGCCGTTCACGTCGTTGACCATTACCGCCCCGGCGTCGAGGGCCGCTTCCGCCACCGCCGCCTTGCCGGTGTCGATGGAGACCGGAGGACCACCCGCCGCCACCACCGCGGCGACCGCCGGCACCACCCGGCGCAACTCCTCGGCGACGCTCACCGGCGCCGCTCCGGGGCGCGTCGACTCGCCGCCGAGATCGACCAGGTCGGCGCCCTGCTCGCGCATGCGCAGCGCAGCCTGCACCACCGCGGCCGGCTCGGTGAGACGGCTGGCGGGATAGAACGAGTCGGGCGTGATGTTGATGATGCCCATGACCAGCGCGCGCCGAGCATAGTCCAGGGTGCCGCCCGCGGTCGCAATCGCACCCGGCAGCGCCTCCCACGACGCCGCCAACTCCAGGCCCAGTCCGCGGGTGACTTCGTGCTTCTGCCAGCATGCCGCAAGTCTCGCGACCCGCGGCCCCGCTATCGTAGCGCGCAGCGCCTCTCCGCACACGCTGAAAGGCGCGGACACGTCACGCAGGCACGCGCTGATGATTTGTTGTCGCTGCTGATCGAGCGCGTCGAGGCTGATCTCCGCTGCGGGCGGTTCCGGCTGCCCCGGACCCGGCCTGCGCCCACCCAAGGGGACGACGCGCAGATT contains these protein-coding regions:
- the folP gene encoding dihydropteroate synthase, with the protein product MKTDAQASPAGPPFRTSAYDVRRNLRVVPLGGRRPGPGQPEPPAAEISLDALDQQRQQIISACLRDVSAPFSVCGEALRATIAGPRVARLAACWQKHEVTRGLGLELAASWEALPGAIATAGGTLDYARRALVMGIINITPDSFYPASRLTEPAAVVQAALRMREQGADLVDLGGESTRPGAAPVSVAEELRRVVPAVAAVVAAGGPPVSIDTGKAAVAEAALDAGAVMVNDVNGLRDPDLRRLAAERGVPVVINHMRGTPRTMQRGAAYRDTVAEVVRELKQRINDALDDGIDRRQVIVDPGIGFGKRVHDNLRLLHGTPALRSVAPVLVGVSRKSFIGKILEAPIEDRLAGTTIANTVALLHGADMIRVHDVPAAMQAVRFVAAAREAERGRRDG